One part of the Coffea eugenioides isolate CCC68of chromosome 10, Ceug_1.0, whole genome shotgun sequence genome encodes these proteins:
- the LOC113748978 gene encoding alcohol dehydrogenase 1, translating to MASTAGQVIRCKAAIAWEAGKPLVIEEVEVAPPQKMEVRLKILFTSLCHTDVYFWEAKGQHSVFPRILGHEASGIVESVGEGVTELQPGDHVLPVFTGECKECRHCKSEESNMCDLLRINTDRGVMLNDGKSRFSINGKPIYHFVGTSTFSEYTVVHVGCLAKINPLAPLDKVCVLSCGISTGLGATLNVAKPRRGSSVAVFGLGAVGLAAAEGARIAGASRIIGIDLLPDRFEQAKKFGVNEFVNPKDYPKPVQEVIAEMTDGGVDRSVECTGNVNAMISAFECVHDGWGVAVLVGVPHKDAVFQTHPMNVLNERTLKGTFFGNYKPRSDLPSVVEKYMNKELEVEKFITHEVTFSEINKAFEYMLKGEGLRCLIRMEE from the exons atGGCAAGCACTGCTGGACAGGTTATACGTTGCAAAG CTGCTATTGCATGGGAAGCAGGGAAGCCACTAGTCATTGAGGAAGTGGAGGTGGCACCTCCTCAGAAAATGGAGGTCCGGCTCAAGATTCTCTTCACTTCCCTCTGCCACACTGATGTTTATTTCTGGGAAGCGAAG GGCCAACACTCCGTGTTTCCTCGAATTCTCGGGCACGAGGCATCAGG GATTGTGGAGAGTGTAGGGGAAGGCGTGACAGAACTTCAGCCCGGAGACCATGTGCTCCCTGTTTTCACAGGGGAGTGTAAGGAATGTCGTCATTGCAAATCAGAAGAAAGTAACATGTGTGATCTCCTCAGGATCAACACAGACAGGGGTGTGATGCTTAATGATGGGAAATCAAGGTTCTCAATTAATGGGAAACCAATTTATCATTTTGTTGGGACTTCCACATTTAGCGAGTACACTGTGGTCCATGTTGGTTGTCTAGCCAAAATCAATCCCCTTGCTCCTCTTGACAAAGTTTGTGTCTTGAGTTGTGGAATCTCCACAG GCCTTGGTGCTACTTTGAATGTTGCTAAACCTAGAAGGGGATCATCAGTGGCAGTTTTCGGTTTGGGGGCTGTTGGCCTTGCT GCTGCAGAAGGGGCTAGAATAGCAGGTGCCTCGAGAATCATAGGAATCGATCTGCTTCCTGACAGATTTGAACAAG CAAAGAAGTTTGGGGTGAATGAATTTGTAAATCCAAAAGATTACCCTAAACCAGTTCAAGAG GTAATTGCTGAGATGACTGATGGAGGAGTGGATAGAAGTGTGGAGTGTACAGGAAACGTCAATGCCATGATCTCAGCCTTTGAATGCGTGCATGAT GGCTGGGGAGTTGCTGTTCTTGTTGGTGTTCCACATAAAGATGCTGTCTTCCAGACTCATCCCATGAATGTCTTGAATGAGAGGACTCTCAAAGGAACCTTCTTTGGAAACTATAAACCTCGTTCTGACCTTCCGTCTGTTGTTGAAAAATACATGAACAAA GAACTTGAAGTGGAGAAATTTATCACTCATGAAGTAACATTTTCTGAGATCAACAAGGCTTTTGAGTACATGCTCAAGGGAGAAGGCTTGCGATGCCTAATCCGTATGGAGGAGTAA